The genomic region ttttttttttttttctttcttttctaaTAGAAGAATATATGGACAAATATTcttgttaaaattattattcttaatataaacttaatatatacttttcgTAAAAGATTACTCAAGCGGCATGATATGCTACATTTAGTTGTTTTCTACCTAAATTTGATTTTCTTTGTTCATTCGTGTATTCTGTTAATTCTAGTATATCCATTTCATCCAAATTACGTCTAAttgattttttctttaatactTTAGTATGTATCCATGATACAATTGGAGTAAACTATTAAGAAGATATATACAAgatgatataatatttcatcgttacttaatttgtttatctataaaacaaatataaagaagtaaattaagataaattttataaataatattaataattacttTATATAGTAGGAAGCCAATGAAGAAAATGCCAATAAAAGGTAGAacaaagaaaaggaaaatttgaGATGAACTAAAGGCAGATGGATTAATTACATATTCTTGATCAATATGAGTAGTATCATAATAACTTGAACCTTGTTCATCTGCGGTAAGATCATTTATTGTACACTTCAAAGCAGATAACTTTTTTACAAAGCAACTAGGAACATGTGTTTTAAGTTGCATACAATACGTATCagaatatttttctgtacaattatatatttcattataagCACTATTAGCTTTAACAATATAATCATTAAATTTACTATCACATGTTTTCTTATGTAGTTCCAAAGTTTTTTCAATCTCCTCGTAATCTTTGCAATAATCATACACAATCt from Plasmodium malariae genome assembly, chromosome: 11 harbors:
- the PmUG01_11010100 gene encoding PIR protein; the protein is MSGVLQENFIQSLPSNRYYRQNNELKDNYCSWFEEKSEFSGTRSKLSNYVKVKNVADKLTRALCSVAFTNKGDECKEKCHNLYYWLGNELLLSDIEEKSFSDVIGILENFSNVLYESGKCKCTFFKNVTKENFAKMKIVYDYCKDYEEIEKTLELHKKTCDSKFNDYIVKANSAYNEIYNCTEKYSDTYCMQLKTHVPSCFVKKLSALKCTINDLTADEQGSSYYDTTHIDQEYVINPSAFSSSQIFLFFVLPFIGIFFIGFLLYKFTPIVSWIHTKVLKKKSIRRNLDEMDILELTEYTNEQRKSNLGRKQLNVAYHAA